The Deinococcus aerophilus region AGCGCCAGACGGGTGGGCAGCGAGCCGATCACCCAGTCGGTGCCGGTCTGCCGCGCGAAGTCCTGGTACGCGGCGACGTCGAAGGTGGGGGCGAACGTGGCCACGACGGCGGGCAGCGGGCGCACGAAGGTGCCGGCACGCCCGGTGATGGCCTGCCCGTCCTGCACGGCGCGGTAGCTGCCGGTCAGGGCGCTGCGCTCGGCGGCGGCCCCGGCGGGGGCCATGACCTGGAAGGTGGCGCTGGCCGACTCACCGGGCTTGAGGGTCCGGGCGGCCGGAGCGGCCGAGACCGTCCAGCCGTCCGGCGCATTCAGGGCCAGCGTGACGCCGGTCATGGGCTGGGCGGTGGTGTTGATCAGGGTGACCGTCACGGGCGCGGCCTGTCCCGCACCGATGTCGTAGGCGCCGGGCTGCACTTCCAGCCGCACGCCGGCCGGCGAGGACCCGCTGGGGGCCAGCGCCCCGCCGAGCAGCGAGGTTTCCCGGGCGGGCGTGGGCACCCGCGAGGCCACCAGCATGAACGACTCGGGATTGGCTGCCCGCGCCGGCAGCGTGGAGGTGGTGTCCCAGCCCTGCGAGCGGTAGTTGTGCTGCGCGATGCTCTTGAGGTCCGCGTAGCGTAGCCGCGCGGTGCGCGACACGTCGTCGGTGGGAATCTTGACGGTGGCCTCGGCCGCGCTGTTGGGGTAGTAGTACAGCTTCAGCGGCGTGAACGGCTGCACGCCCTCGGCCAGCTGCTCGGGGCAGGACTTCGGGTCACCGGCCGAGTTGTAGGCCAGCGTGGCGGCGCGGGCGGCCATCTGGTGCTGGCCGTGCGTGCCGGGGCCGGGCCACATCGTCACGATGATCTCGGGGCGGCGCACCCGCACCAGCCGCACCACGTCGCACACAAAGGCCGGGCCGCCCCACTTTTCGAGCGTCTCCTCGGCCGACAGCGTGAAGTAGAAGTCGCGCAGGCCCAGGAAGTGCGGACTGTCCACGCCCAGCATCGCCAGCGAGCGGCGTTCTTCTTCCTCGCGGATCAAGCCCAGGGCGCGGCCGGTCTCGCGGCCGGTGGCGTTGCCGCCGCCCTCGCCGCCGGTCAGGGTGACCACGGTGCCCTTGAGGCCGCCGTCCAGCAGGTAGCGGGCCAGGATGCCGCCCACGCCGCTGTCGTCGTCCGGGTGCGCGCCGATGAACATCAGGTCCACGTCCATCAGGTCCAGGCCGCTGACCGTGCCGCCGTAGGAAGCGGGGCCACTCTGGATGGGGTTGGGAGCGGGCGCAGGCGCAGTCTGTGCGCTTGCGGCACCCACCAGCAGGGACAGCAGCACGGCGGACCAGCAACGTTTTCTCATAACGAACCTCCTTCAAGGTACGAACGGGCATTCATAAAGCGGGTGGTGAGGCTGTCGTGGTGGGCCAGGTCCGTGTCCAGGCGTTCGCGGGCTGCCAGGAGTTCCCCGGCCATGACCTGCGGAGCGGGGCCGCCGAAGGTGGTGCGGCGGGCGATGAATTCCGCCGGGTTCAGGGCGCTTTGCACCTCGGCTTCCGGCAGATGCAGGCCCACTGCCCCGAGATCCGCGGCGGTCAAGGTGCTGACCGCGCGGCCCTGGGCGTGCAGGTGTGCGAGCAGCGCCGCCACGTGGGCGTGCGCGTCCCGGAAGCCGCAGCCGGTGTGGCGGGCGATCACGTCGGCCAGCTCGGTGACCACCGATTCGCCCTGCTGGGCTTCGCGCAGCCATTCCTCGCGGTTGAGCCTGGGATTGGTCAGCGAGGCGATCATCAGTTCCAGGCCATCGCGGAAGTCGTGCCACATGCTGGTCAGCGGCGGCTGCATGTCCGGGCCAGGGTCGTTGATGTCCCCGAACGGCACGTTATGGCTGCTGATGATCACGCTCTGCGTCACCCCGATGGCCTTGCTGAACTTGGTCCGGGCGTGTTCCAGGGCCACCGGATTGCGCTTCTGCGGCATCACGCTGCTGCCCTGCACCAGCCCGTCTTCCAGCGACAGCAGCCCGCGCGAGGCCCAGAACAGCAGGTCGTACAGCACCCTCGAGAGGGTCGTGGACACCACCGTGATCACGCTGGCGATCTCCACCTGCCAGTCGCTGGCGCTCACAGCATCGTAGGTGTTCTCGATGGGCCGGTCAAAGGCCAGCAGCGCCGAGGTGCGCGTTCGGTCGATGGGAAAACTGGTGCCGCCCAGCGCCACCGCGCCCATCGGGCTGATGTTCAGGTGCGCCAGGGCACCCAGCATTCGCGCGCTGTCGCGGGACAGAACGTTTTCCACCGCCGTCAGGTAGTGCGCCAGGGTGGTGGGCTGGGCCGGCTGGTGGTGGGTGTACGCGACAATCACGGTGTCGATCTCCCGCGCGGCGAGGTCCAGCAGCGTGCGCCGCAGCCGCAACACCCGCTCCATGGCCCGCATCAGGCGCAGCCGGGCACTCAGGCGATAGATGGTCATGTCCAGATCGTTGCGCGACAGCGCCGTCCGCAGCGCCCCTGCCGCGTCCGCGTCACGGGCCGCCAGCGTCCGGTCGAGCGTGAAGAACACGTCCTCGATGCTGGGGTCATAGGCTGGAAACGGCTCCCGGCGCAGGTCGCGCAGCAGCATGGCTGCCTCGCCCGCGTGCGCCACGCCGCAGCCGTCCAGCATCAGGGCGTGGGCGCTCAGGGCGTCGAACAGGTGGGGCAGCAGATGTTCGCTGGCGTAGTCGTAATCGGGCTGCAGAACGGTCCGCAGATAGGTGTCATGCCACATCGGTGTTGTCTCCCTTGAGGTCCTCTACACGCGCCAGAAGACGTTCCTGCGCCTGCTCGCGGGCCAGCACGGCCGCGCCCCGCAGGACCGCCGCGTCGACATCGGGAAGCAGGTGGGTGGTCACGGACAGGTCCAGCAGTGCGCCGAGCTTTTCCTGAAGTTCCAGGCCGCGGTCCCGCGGCAGGCCCAGAACCACATGCTGCAGGTCCAGGGTATGCACTAGGCCGGCGAGCATGAACGCCGTGGCGTCCAGCCGCTCACGGCCGGGCAGACTTTCCAGGGGCTCCGGGCCGCGCAGCGTGGGCCAGCGGGAGCGCCCGATCTCTCCGGCGCGCCCGTGCATGCCCCGGTACAGTTCGTTGCCCAGCACGAGGCCCATGCCGGTGCCGCTGGGCCGCTCGACCAGAACGGCCACATGGCTCAGGCCGCGTGTTTCCCGGGTGCTGGCCAGCGCGACCAGATTCGCGTCGTTCACAAAGGTATACGTCACGTCGGCGTCTTCCAGAAAGGCTGTGATCCGCCGCACGTCAAGGTGACGGGTCACGTTGGGTTCCCGGACCTGACCCTGCGGGTCCACGGGAGCCGGAAGGCCGACCAGAACGTGCCGCAGCGGCCCGAAGACCGATCCCGAGCGTGCCTGCCGGAAGACGTCCATCAGGACCTCGGTCAGCTCCCCCTCGGCGCAGTGGATCTGCCGCTCCTCGGAAGGGCGGCCGGTCAGGCCGCTGAGGTTCACCTGGATCCGTGTGGGCTGAAGGTCGATGGCCAGGACGGCACCGACTTCCGGGCGCAACTCGACCCGGTGGGGGGTGCGGCCCACGCCGTGATCCGGGGACATGGACAGCCGGGCGATGCCGTGGTTCAGCAGTTCCTGGACCACGACATTGACGGTGACCTTGGAC contains the following coding sequences:
- a CDS encoding argininosuccinate lyase; translated protein: MWHDTYLRTVLQPDYDYASEHLLPHLFDALSAHALMLDGCGVAHAGEAAMLLRDLRREPFPAYDPSIEDVFFTLDRTLAARDADAAGALRTALSRNDLDMTIYRLSARLRLMRAMERVLRLRRTLLDLAAREIDTVIVAYTHHQPAQPTTLAHYLTAVENVLSRDSARMLGALAHLNISPMGAVALGGTSFPIDRTRTSALLAFDRPIENTYDAVSASDWQVEIASVITVVSTTLSRVLYDLLFWASRGLLSLEDGLVQGSSVMPQKRNPVALEHARTKFSKAIGVTQSVIISSHNVPFGDINDPGPDMQPPLTSMWHDFRDGLELMIASLTNPRLNREEWLREAQQGESVVTELADVIARHTGCGFRDAHAHVAALLAHLHAQGRAVSTLTAADLGAVGLHLPEAEVQSALNPAEFIARRTTFGGPAPQVMAGELLAARERLDTDLAHHDSLTTRFMNARSYLEGGSL
- a CDS encoding ROK family protein; this translates as MGQPRELRRLNRRAVTQLLFSETGWTRPQLAEQTGLSKVTVNVVVQELLNHGIARLSMSPDHGVGRTPHRVELRPEVGAVLAIDLQPTRIQVNLSGLTGRPSEERQIHCAEGELTEVLMDVFRQARSGSVFGPLRHVLVGLPAPVDPQGQVREPNVTRHLDVRRITAFLEDADVTYTFVNDANLVALASTRETRGLSHVAVLVERPSGTGMGLVLGNELYRGMHGRAGEIGRSRWPTLRGPEPLESLPGRERLDATAFMLAGLVHTLDLQHVVLGLPRDRGLELQEKLGALLDLSVTTHLLPDVDAAVLRGAAVLAREQAQERLLARVEDLKGDNTDVA
- a CDS encoding PIG-L family deacetylase is translated as MRKRCWSAVLLSLLVGAASAQTAPAPAPNPIQSGPASYGGTVSGLDLMDVDLMFIGAHPDDDSGVGGILARYLLDGGLKGTVVTLTGGEGGGNATGRETGRALGLIREEEERRSLAMLGVDSPHFLGLRDFYFTLSAEETLEKWGGPAFVCDVVRLVRVRRPEIIVTMWPGPGTHGQHQMAARAATLAYNSAGDPKSCPEQLAEGVQPFTPLKLYYYPNSAAEATVKIPTDDVSRTARLRYADLKSIAQHNYRSQGWDTTSTLPARAANPESFMLVASRVPTPARETSLLGGALAPSGSSPAGVRLEVQPGAYDIGAGQAAPVTVTLINTTAQPMTGVTLALNAPDGWTVSAAPAARTLKPGESASATFQVMAPAGAAAERSALTGSYRAVQDGQAITGRAGTFVRPLPAVVATFAPTFDVAAYQDFARQTGTDWVIGSLPTRLALALGQKTPVSVTVTNRSGAAVNGKVELKLPAGITLSGDTAYSLAAGQSKTLTLQLQAVAAALPAGRQSALLPVSLSTGNFTDTANAYVLPSLTIPRLSKAPAIDGDLADLSAGADGQISPEDLWWRAKPDGAADASARFKLGYDDTYLYVGLNVKDEVVACNIAPDDVKAQLRSDAIGVTVDPSGTSRDTGTTMQAAAFPCTTDGFGARGFRDADARQGVMEETAPGMQVASRKVDGGYTIEFRLPWAAMPKVPKTGDTIGLNLVMYDGDTADARVGANISQSGLAWAAFSWGGKQALPYLWPRVTLGK